The following proteins are encoded in a genomic region of Channa argus isolate prfri chromosome 3, Channa argus male v1.0, whole genome shotgun sequence:
- the si:dkey-22i16.7 gene encoding secretory calcium-binding phosphoprotein proline-glutamine rich 1, whose protein sequence is MKLLVLVLCFLALSYALPISEEENDRVKRSSSRERGGYYPQMIPQMIPQMFPPYIPPPPPNQDMTALLQLLIARLAALVPAAGK, encoded by the exons ATGAAACTGCTGGTCCTGGTTCTGTGCTTCTTGGCACTAAGCTATGCCTTACCT ATCTCTGAGGAGGAGAATGATCGAGTCAAACGCTCAAGCAGTAGGGAG aGAGGTGGATATTATCCTCAGATGATTCCTCAGATGATTCCTCAGATGTTTCCTCCATAcatcccccccccaccacccaaCCAAGACATGACTGCATTGCTGCAGCTTTTGATCGCAAGACTTGCAGCACTTGTTCCTGCAGCAGGAAAATGA